A section of the Phaseolus vulgaris cultivar G19833 chromosome 8, P. vulgaris v2.0, whole genome shotgun sequence genome encodes:
- the LOC137823667 gene encoding probable receptor-like protein kinase At5g24010, whose product MPSTLFSLLFLLLLPFSTLSHFFSPPDNYLINCGSAVPSTLVDYRSFTGDIVDHRSPFPRAVSLRNDNPLPDLPPIYHTARVFTSPARYSFPITDKGTHIVRFHFHPFNSSNIDLGRAQFHVLLNGHVVLSNFTRLASGSGNPRIVEYLIWVDADSLVVVFVPNKDSKLAFVNAIEVISAPKDLVPDTARYLSQSKVEKFEGLNKQSLEVVYRVSVGGVKVTPFNDSLWRTWIPDDEFFKTRVGSEKLYFGGRIKYRVGGASREVGPDNVYNSARLIRSKNDSVPRVNMTWVFPVVGGYKYLVRLHFCDIASISLGLLYFNVYVNGYLAYQDLDLSYITNSLASPIYADFVVDGGDGALSVAVGPSRSSMPYLIDGILNAVEVMKLNNSLSSLDGEVCADSVMKSWSTGNSTGMLFTLVAAVCIVLSLSIVIRRKLLESRESVSWSRLSSNTSDDSVKN is encoded by the coding sequence ATGCCTTCCACCCTCTTCTCTCTCCTCTTCCTCCTTCTTCTCCCTTTCTCCACCCTCTCCCACTTCTTCTCTCCCCCCGACAACTACCTCATCAACTGCGGTTCCGCCGTCCCCTCCACCCTCGTCGACTACCGCTCCTTCACCGGCGATATTGTTGACCACCGCTCCCCCTTCCCCCGCGCCGTTTCGCTCCGAAACGACAACCCCCTACCCGACTTACCCCCAATCTACCACACAGCTAGGGTTTTCACAAGCcccgccaggtactccttcccCATCACCGACAAAGGCACCCACATCGTGCGCTTCCACTTCCACCCCTTCAACTCCTCCAATATCGATCTGGGTCGAGCCCAATTTCATGTCTTGCTCAACGGCCATGTTGTTTTGAGCAACTTCACCCGCTTGGCCAGTGGCTCCGGAAACCCTAGGATCGTGGAGTATCTAATTTGGGTCGATGCAGATAGCCTCGTGGTCGTGTTTGTGCCCAATAAAGATTCGAAATTGGCGTTTGTCAACGCCATTGAGGTGATTTCTGCTCCCAAAGACCTTGTCCCTGACACGGCACGGTATTTGAGCCAATCAAAAGTAGAGAAATTTGAGGGGTTGAACAAACAGTCTCTAGAGGTTGTGTACAGGGTCTCTGTTGGGGGTGTTAAAGTTACCCCTTTTAACGATTCCCTGTGGAGAACTTGGATTCCTGAtgatgagtttttcaaaacaaggGTTGGGTCTGAGAAGCTTTACTTTGGTGGTAGGATCAAGTACCGTGTTGGTGGGGCTAGTCGTGAGGTCGGGCCTGATAATGTGTATAACAGTGCTAGGTTGATCAGGAGTAAGAATGATTCTGTTCCTAGAGTTAATATGACCTGGGTGTTTCCCGTTGTTGGAGGCTATAAGTACTTGGTTCGATTGCATTTCTGTGATATTGCTAGCATTTCGCTTGGTTTGCTTTATTTCAATGTGTATGTGAATGGGTATTTGGCTTATCAAGATTTGGATCTCTCCTATATTACGAACTCGCTGGCTTCACCGATTTACGCCGACTTTGTGGTTGATGGAGGAGATGGGGCTTTGAGTGTTGCTGTAGGTCCCTCACGGAGTAGCATGCCGTATCTCATCGATGGTATATTGAATGCAGTTGAGGTCATGAAGTTGAACAATTCTCTCAGTAGTCTTGATGGAGAGGTTTGTGCTGATTCTGTTATGAAGAGCTGGTCGACAGGGAATAGTACAGGTATGTTGTTTACTCTGGTGGCTGCTGTTTGCATTGTGTTGAGCTTGTCCATAGTGATTCGTAGGAAGTTGCTTGAGTCAAGGGAATCTGTGTCGTGGTCAAGGTTGTCTTCGAATACATCGGATGATAGTGTTAAGAATTAA
- the LOC137825585 gene encoding ferric reduction oxidase 2-like → MDVEVQKKLLSQEKYGRAQSAIRWLVLVVFVGWIFVWIMTPTNTYQQKWKHRLQAKTNSGFGKQGARLLVYTSPILLIAALGCVYIHIAKKGNGSNAESYGKKDEVSIWKRLVFVRGPLGIVSGTELAFFSMFILLLVWSLSIYLHNGFAKITHKSAAEHGVEVWQKRLASAGVKLGLVGNICLAFLFFPVVRSSSVLPLLGLTPESCIKYHIWLGHIAMTLFTAHGIIFIVYWAVTHQLSKMLEWKRTGISNVGGEVALVAGLLMWIATIPRIRRKAFELFFYTHYLYILFFIFHVGFAYACTMLPAFYLFLVDRYLRFLQSRHQVRLISARLLPCQTLQLNFSKTHGLSYSPTSIMFINIPSISKLQWHPFTITSNSNLEPKVLSVVIKGEGTWSQKLYQMLATPSAAVDHLSVSVEGPYGPASTNYLRYDTLVMVSGGSGITPFISIIRELMYLNTAFRRRTPKVILICAFKNSSYLSMLDLILPNSGTPFDISNMKLQIEVYITRKEEHILESQIHLEHIRFKPKATDAPISAILGPNSWLWLCAIISSSFIIFLILIGIITRYIIFPVDHNSNKMFSQALGSFLSVLAVCVSITMAASVTVLWNKKHNDKEAKQMQKLEGSSSTEPPELNGGDKELESQPHQSLVQATKVHFGVRPDLRKMLMEVEGRRVGVFVSGPKKMRQEVAAICSSGLAQNLHFESYSFNW, encoded by the exons ATGGATGTAGAAGTGCAGAAAAAGTTACTTTCTCAAGAAAAATATGGCAGGGCTCAATCTGCAATAAGGTGGTTGGTGCTGGTTGTGTTTGTGGGTTGGATTTTCGTATGGATAATGACTCCCACAAACACTTACCAGCAAAAATGGAAGCATCGCCTTCAAGCAAAGACTAATTCTGGTTTTGGTAAACAAG GTGCAAGGCTTCTGGTTTACACTTCTCCAATCCTGTTGATAGCTGCTTTGGGATGTGTCTACATCCACATAGCCAAAAAAGGAAACGGTTCCAACGCGGAAAG TTATGGAAAGAAAGACGAGGTATCCATATGGAAGCGTTTGGTGTTTGTGAGAGGCCCTCTTGGCATAGTTTCTGGCACAGAACTGGCCTTCTTCTCTATGTTCATTCTTCTCCTCGTTTGGTCCTTATCAATCTATCTGCACAATGGCTTTGCCAAAATCACCCACAAATCAGCAGCAGAACACGGTGTAGAAGT CTGGCAGAAGAGACTAGCTAGTGCAGGTGTGAAGTTGGGTTTGGTTGGGAACATATGTTTGGCCTTCTTGTTTTTCCCAGTTGTTCGTAGTTCATCAGTGCTACCACTGCTTGGACTCACACCAGAGAGCTGCATCAAATACCATATTTGGCTAGGACACATTGCCATGACCCTTTTCACTGCTCATGGTATTATTTTCATCGTCTATTGGGCAGTTACTCATCAACTTTCAAAG ATGTTGGAATGGAAAAGAACAGGGATATCAAATGTAGGTGGAGAGGTAGCTCTGGTTGCTGGTTTGTTGATGTGGATTGCAACCATCCCTCGTATTAGGCGTAAAGCTTTTGAGCTCTTCTTCTACACTCACTACCTCTACattctcttcttcatctttcaCGTTGGCTTCGCCTATGCATGCACTATGCTCCCTGCTTTCTACCTCTTCTTAGTTGATCGCTACCTAAGGTTTCTGCAATCAAGACACCAAGTTCGTTTGATTTCTGCTCGTCTTTTGCCTTGTCAAACTCTACAACTCAACTTCTCCAAGACCCATG GTTTGAGTTATAGTCCCACAAGTATCATGTTCATAAATATACCAAGCATATCCAAGCTACAGTGGCATCCATTTACCATTACTTCTAATAGTAATTTGGAGCCAAAAGTGCTGAGTGTTGTCATTAAAGGTGAAGGAACTTGGTCCCAGAAGCTCTACCAGATGCTTGCAACCCCTTCTGCAGCAGTTGATCATCTCAGTGTCTCTGTTGAAGGTCCATATGGACCTGCATCAACCAATTATCTAAG GTATGACACTCTTGTGATGGTTAGTGGAGGGAGTGGAATCACCCCTTTTATCTCCATCATCAGGGAGCTAATGTACTTGAACACAGCATTCAGACGTAGAACCCCAAAAGTGATCCTAATTTGTGCATTCAAGAACTCTTCCTATCTCTCAATGCTGGACCTGATCCTTCCAAATTCTGGCACCCCCTTTGATATTTCTAACATGAAACTACAAATTGAGGTCTACATCACAAGAAAGGAGGAGCATATATTGGAAAGTCAAATTCACCTTGAACATATAAGGTTCAAGCCCAAGGCAACAGATGCACCCATATCTGCTATTTTAGGTCCTAACAGTTGGCTTTGGCTTTGTGCTATAATCTCATCCTCCTTCATTATTTTCCTCATCCTAATTGGGATCATTACACGATACATCATTTTCCCTGTAGACCATAATTCTAATAAAATGTTTTCACAAGCTTTGGGGTCATTCCTCAGCGTGTTAGCAGTATGTGTGTCCATAACAATGGCTGCTAGTGTGACTGTTCTTTGGAACAAGAAACACAACGATAAAGAAGCAAAGCAGATGCAGAAGTTAGAAGGGTCATCATCAACAGAACCCCCAGAGTTGAATGGAGGGGATAAAGAACTGGAAAGCCAACCACACCAATCCCTTGTTCAAGCTACAAAAGTGCATTTTGGTGTAAGACCTGATCTGAGAA AAATGCTAATGGAAGTTGAAGGGAGAAGAGTGGGAGTTTTTGTTTCGGGACCCAAGAAGATGAGGCAGGAGGTTGCAGCCATTTGCTCATCTGGTTTAGCTCAAAATCTGCACTTTGAGTCTTATAGCTTTAACTGGTAA